The following DNA comes from Camelina sativa cultivar DH55 chromosome 14, Cs, whole genome shotgun sequence.
TTAGGTTCAGGTTTTGATATGACGGGAGCTGGTAAGTTTGAAGGGAGCTCGAGTAGGATAGTGTTTGAGGACAGTGATGAAGACCTTTCGTGTTCATCTGTGTCTTCTTCAGATGAGGAGGTTAGTAACTTAATAATAAGAGTATTTGTTGATGAAACTTTAGAcattcttgtttgttgattttgaattttgaatgatgtctttgtttggtgttaggaagaagaaacagagaaagagttgACATTTGAGGAAATACATAAGTTGCGAGCTGATGGGTCTAAGCCAGTTACCTGGAAACCAAATCAAGTGAAGAAAACGGGTCGTGCTAACAAAAACAGGTACACACATTGTTTCCCTTTGCTCTTGTTTACCTTCtttgttggttatgtttttGTTAATCTTGGGGTTTTTCATTTGTGATTGAAATAGACCAGTGGAGTTGAGTTCTAAAAAACCTGTGAGTCGTTATAGAGAAGTTATTCATGTTCCAAAGAAGGTAATTGTGAAACTTTTGAATCTCtatttctctttatttgttctctctctctcaagtgtTTGATTCTTGTGGGTGTAGaattgttgagttttttttttgttaaaagagtTTCTTTGTTTGCATTCAGGAACCTCGTGATCCTCGCTTTGTTTCATTGGGTGGAAGACTTGACCTTGACGGGTATGTTTTCTCTTGTCAACATGAAatttgttataacttataatatgcttcttgttcttgtttgagTGAACATATAAGTTCTGTATCTTTTGTAGTTTCAAGAAGCGATACAATTTCTTCTTTGAAGATAAACTTCCTGTAGAAAGAGAGGTATTTTGATTGATTGACTTTCTTAATGCTGAGAGAAGTTCTTGCAATTTCCTACGAAGTTTGGATTTGTCACGAAggctttttgtttgatatttcgGGGGTTCTTAAAACAGGAATTGAAAAAGaagctaaagaaaacaaagaatccAGAAGAGGCCAACAAATTGAAGAACGAGTTAACTTATGTTGTGAGTGATCCTTTCTTTGGCTCTCCTGTTATTTAAAAAACTCTCTGATCATTACTTTGTttcctcacttttttttttgtctgttatATATACCTCAGGAGAAAATGTTGAAATATGAACCATCAACAAAGAACAAGGGAGCTGCGATACTAACAGAACACAAAAAGAGAGAACGAGAAGCCGCGAAAGAAGGGAAAAAGCCTTACTATCTCAAGAAATGTATGTCCGGAGTCTTTTTACTCAAAAATGTCCCACGTTTGTGGGTTGAAACATAACAGTTttgagtttatttatttattttgccaACAGTTTACTGAATTGTTTTCTCCCTTCTTATACAGCGGAAATCCGAAAGCAAACACTCGTCGAAAAGTACAACAGTCTCAAGGTATGTAAATCAGTTCTTGACTTCACAAAGATTTTTAAGTGTTTGTATAAAAACGGAATCACtgaatcagttttttttgttttgggcaTAATCCAGGAATCTGGGAAGCTTTCATCGTATCTTGACAaacggaggaagaagaatgcAACTAAGGATCATAGGTACATTCCCTACCGTCGATCAGAGGAATAGAGAGAGGCAGATTTGCTTTCAGACCGATCACTTACATCAATTCATGACACTTTTGTGGTGGTCTTTGTGATGATTTTATGCTTGAGAATTGAAAGACAAATGCAGTataaccttttgtttttttgaattgaaagcCATAATCCAGTACAAAAGGCTACTTAGTTTGCCGAGAGACTCTAGAGCCATCAGAGGGTTCATATACTTTACTCTTCTTACTTATTTTatcaattgtttattttatttttttctttatttctttttagtaCTACTTTTAAGCATGAACGAACATAACATCCGAGATAAGatagattatatatttgatgGAATCTGTAgatatattactattttaacatctatattaacatttttgctGCAGTTTTGTCAAAGTAGTCTTgaagtttgaaaatatttacaactaatgttattattattaaaacattttttaaaaaagttgaaagatAAAATCGAAATATGCATAAATAAGGTATGTGAATTAAATATCCTTCTATCAATCAAGTAAAATGTTCCTAAATTATCTCCACCATCAAGCCTAATTTTctgcaaaactaaacaaaatttttgtcATTCCAATACAGGAAGATCTATATTCGCTCCAATCAATTATATTCAattacttcaattttttttagttttgtctaaaattttaatgttattatctatatagctaattgatttttataaaaggtttaaaatatattagttaataaactttactaaatttaattattatgggACGGGTTATGATCaatattcttataaatttaaaatgtcaaTAATCCATCACTACGACAATCGGTTTTATATACTAAAATGTAATAAATTTCtatagatattatttatatagaaaatataggCCTACAGTGTACTGTTAAAAGACGGTCCTCACAATTAAGTCTATCGGGATTATGAATTTTAGCAAGGTACGTCTGCGGTTGGCGGGTTATCCCGAAAACtacaaatatatgattaaaatatatatattatatataagtaatatttttacatagttatgtatatataatacgtGAAATATGTGATAATGTGAGGAAATTTCATGTATACCAATtaagatatttacaaaatatcaatattataagttattttaaaatttcgtttttttctttgccactaaatttttaaagagtaattaatataaaatttaggtcaGGGACATGCTTA
Coding sequences within:
- the LOC104739915 gene encoding rRNA biogenesis protein rrp36 produces the protein MTGAGKFEGSSSRIVFEDSDEDLSCSSVSSSDEEEEETEKELTFEEIHKLRADGSKPVTWKPNQVKKTGRANKNRPVELSSKKPVSRYREVIHVPKKEPRDPRFVSLGGRLDLDGFKKRYNFFFEDKLPVEREELKKKLKKTKNPEEANKLKNELTYVEKMLKYEPSTKNKGAAILTEHKKREREAAKEGKKPYYLKKSEIRKQTLVEKYNSLKESGKLSSYLDKRRKKNATKDHRYIPYRRSEE